A region of the Sphingobium yanoikuyae genome:
AGGCGCTTCTTGTCGCCCAGATAGGCTTCAGCCATGGCGATCGCGCTGGTGGCGGGCGCATAGAAGGCCGAACCGGTCTTGAGCAGCGCGACGATCTCGCCGCCGCCCGAACGGGTGCGCTTGACGATGGCGTCGATCCGCTCCTGGGTCGAACGGCCCTGCTTGATCAGGTCGGGAACCGGGATGCCGGCGACGGTCGAATATTCGATCACCGGAACCATGGTGTCGCCGTGGCCGCCGAGCACGAAGCTGGTGACGTCCTTGGCCGACACGTTGAATTCTTCCGCCAGGAAGTGGTTGAAGCGCGAGCTGTCCAGAACGCCGGCCATGCCGACGACCTTGTTCGCGGGCAGGCCCGAAAATTCGCGCAGCGCCCAGACCATCGCGTCGAGCGGGTTGGTGATGCAGATGACGAAGGCGTCGGGGGCGTTGGCGGCGATGCCCTCGCCCACGGCCTTCATGACCTTGAGGTTGATGCCCAGCAGGTCGTCGCGACTCATGCCCGGCTTGCGAGCGACACCGGCGGTGACGATGATGACGTCCGCGCCCGCGATATCGGCATAGTCGTTGGAACCGGTGATCTTCGCATCGAAGCCTTCGACCGAGGCGCACTGCGACAGGTCGAGAGCCTTGCCCTGGGGAACGCCTTCGACGACGTCGAACAGGACGATGTCACCGAGTCCCTTGAGAGCCGCGAGATGCGCGAGCGTGCCGCCGATATTGCCAGCGCCAATGAGCGCGATCTTCTTACGGGCCATATGCAAT
Encoded here:
- the mdh gene encoding malate dehydrogenase; the protein is MARKKIALIGAGNIGGTLAHLAALKGLGDIVLFDVVEGVPQGKALDLSQCASVEGFDAKITGSNDYADIAGADVIIVTAGVARKPGMSRDDLLGINLKVMKAVGEGIAANAPDAFVICITNPLDAMVWALREFSGLPANKVVGMAGVLDSSRFNHFLAEEFNVSAKDVTSFVLGGHGDTMVPVIEYSTVAGIPVPDLIKQGRSTQERIDAIVKRTRSGGGEIVALLKTGSAFYAPATSAIAMAEAYLGDKKRLLPCAANLTGQYGVDNLYVGVPVIIGKDGVEQVIEIELNDEAKANLQVSVDAVKELLEACKGIDPSLA